The DNA window AACCATAAAAGTCTATCTACCAGTGTTGCCTAGTGCACATTATCGACATACCAATTCTTTTCTGTTCTCACTGCTTGACCTTTTTCCTAGGAGAGACCCATACTCAGCTAGGCCGCTTGAAGGATTAAAAATTATCGATGTAGGATGTGGTGGTGGCATTCTTTCAGAGGTAATTTCTTTGGGCGAAAGCACCGCCTTCTTGTTTTTCCAATCTTTATGGTGAGATTTTGACAATCGGGGTCTTTACGTTTAAGTTTTACTTGCAATAAGGAGTAAGATGGTCAAGACATATACCTGAAGATCACAAGAAGGTGAATATTTATGAACCTGTTAAAAACTGACAGACATCTGTCTTCTATCTGGAAGAGTGCTAGAAAGACAATAACAAGATGATGTTGCTAGAGCTGTtgagttatttttttctttactggCTGAAAATTTCTTTTTGCATTTAAAGACCAGAGTACTGATAATCATGAGATCCCTGTAGTGAAGACTATGTCATTCAAGGTCCTTAAGTGTTGCTGTTTTTGAGAATTTCAACTCAATGGTGCTCTGATTTTGCTTGAGCTGCACCTTGGGATGTGAAGGAGATCTTTTGAACCATAACTTATGTTGGTTTAATTGAAATATATGACATATTTTGTTCTTGACAGTTAATGGCAGAAGCGATCAGGTAAGGCCCTGTTTGGTGttgttgctattttttttaatataaaatttctatataaaatagtgTAGAAAATGATGTAGATTGCTTGCAATTGTTACATTCAAGGTACTTGGCAACAAAAATTAAGACTGGAAGCAGTTTTTTTTCGCTTCCTAAGTGCTGTTAAATAAGTTGTCATCCACCACTTGGCCGGAGTGTGTTACAAGCAAACAAACCAtgacaacaagagaaaaaattttcCATCGgtgtatcaaattatatagaaataatagaattagtgtcttgaaaaaaaagaagaaaagagcaaTGATGCCGAACAAGgcctaaactttttattttgtagtttttcCAAGATCGTTGTTTCAGTTATTATGAACATTGACGATATCCATAGGCATTTCATTCTGTTCTTGCATTGCATATGAACCGCTTGTCTTGATGTTTTTTGCCTTACATGAAGAATGATTACCATATTTAGCACAGTTtgtcatttttaaatttttgaatatcttCATATTTAAGCTACTCATTTTATGGTATAACCTTTTCCTGTTCCACTTTCAGCCGCTAGCTCGGTTGGGAGCTGCTGTTACAGGCATTGATGCTGTGGAAAAGAACATTAAGATTGCTCGCATTCATGCTGTATGGTTATTCTCATCGTCAAGCTAAAAAACTAGCTTTACATGTTTATTTTTCTCCAACCACTTATCTCAAAAGGCCTCTGTTAATTTGAACTGCTACCTGCGTTGAGTTTATTATTTGCCATCTTGAACTTTCTTCTTCCCACTTCCTGGCTGATAGAATGAAAACATAAAAATCTTATATGCTGTGTTTACCTCAATATGATATGCACCAACGAATTTTCGACTTAAAAGAAGCTTTTGCTAGTGAGAAATCAAGAGGTGAATTATAAACAGATTAGATGACCTATAATGCATATTTTGTTGTATCAAGCTGTTTGAGTAGAacataaatattcaaaaaatctGATGTCATGATCTTTTGCGTCTATATGTGTTTCAGGCATCAGATCCCCTGACTGCATCTATTGAATATTGTTGCACTACAGCTGGTACTCTTTTCTTCCTCAACTACTGTGAGCTTCAAAAAATTGGTGCATTAATAGTTTGCTAATTTCAAATCAATATTAATACATAACGTGTGTAAACACTTATGGAATCATGTTTCTCGGTGGCATCCCATAATGTTATCTAGAATAGATGATGAATATTGCAGTTACCATGTGACATAATATTCTGTTAACTAagtttcttcctctcctctctttttttttttttttttttttttttttttttttggtgaattcTCCTTCTTTACTTAGTTTTAATCTAGGTGATTGCTAATTTCAAAATCTAACGATCGTGCTTTGATGATTAGAATTGTTAAAGTTTGATGCATTTTAGCTTGACATGTCAGACTGATACAAAAGCTGATACATAGTTTTTGGTTTACAGAGGATTTAGTCAGACTGAATAAGCAATTTGATGCAACAATTGCTCTTGAGGTGTGGTATCAATCGACACTCGATCTTATGTGCGCACTTGTATCAAGATCTAAATCAACTTAAGATAAGGAAACCCGCCGTATCAGAAATCTAAATGTGATTTTGTTCACAGGTGATTGAGCATGTTGCAGATCCCTCAGATTTTTGCAGGTCACTTGGAGCCTTAACAGCTCCTGGTGGTGCCACTGTGATCTCTACCATCAATCGCACATTGCGAGCATATGCTACTGCCATAGTTACTGCCGAGCACATTCTTAATTGGGTTTGTTTCTTCCTTATGTAGTTAATTTCATCCGCTTCCTATTAGATGATCGTAGTGTTGCAGATCTGGATTCTCCATTACTAGACTAGAATAACAATTTAACTAAGGCGACCAATATCCTATTCTTGAATCTGGGTTCAGCCATGACCATACCACCTGAATTATAATGAGTAGTCATGCAATCTCTTTGATCATAAGTAAAGCgctattgtgtttttttttcatattaaacCAAGTGCAACGTGTGCTCTTGGTTTTTATGGTTTTTGCTCGAACAGTTCTTCAGTCGCTAGTCTTAACCTGATGTATATGCATCAAGAAAATTATTAACAAagcttaatttaaataaaaaatacaaagttATTTAAACTTTGGGTATGTTAACTATTTTTTTGGAATTCAGGTTTCATGACATGGTTTATCTGAATTCATGTTTGGACTTGGACCTGGACCCGGATTTTAATCTAGGCAAAATAACTTTTCTGGACTCACCATTGCAGACGAGTCTTAGTGGCCTGATCCATTTATCTTAGGATTTGGACCACCTGGTCTGGATCAAATTTTGTTACCGCAACTTGTGCAAGATGTGTACAATGTGATCTTCTGGTTTTTTGCAGCTCCCAAAGGGAACGCACGAGTGGTCCAAATTTCTCACTCCAGAGGAATTAGTCATGATATTGCGGAGAGCTTCATTCTCTGTAATCCCCATTTATCTTTTGTAGACGTTCTCAAATCATAATATACTTTGCCTGAACTCCATGTATGACAGCTAAAGCATTGGATGTTTTTGTTCAGGTAGAGGAAATGGCGGGGGTCTTTTACAACCCATTGACCGGAGAATGGTCTCTCTCCGACGATATCAGCGTCAATTACATTGCTTTCGGCGTCAAGCAGGCCTCCTAGCCGTTTTCTCAATTCGTGCTCCCTTCTTGAATTTTAGTCCGTGTTTTttctagtttttattttttgtttcggTTTTGTTTTAAATAGGCTTTATGGTTAATATTGGCTATTTTATTGGAGCCAATTTGTCTTTGTAATCCTTCAATTTTTACACTGTTCAAACCCAGAAAATGTTGAATACGATTGGCCATGGAATGGCCACGACCAGGCGGGAACTCCTAAAAAGAACTTTCTCAAAGATGATTTTTGGTGAAGAATAcctaaaaatttttttgcaaaGTGAACCAAATTTTTGCTGTACCATATATCGTGGCTGGTCGTAACTGTTAAAGATATTCCCACGGTGTTGCTTTGCTTACGAGAAACGCTCTGCTATGGAAAGTTGATTCAATAGAATCAGCCAAGTCTCTACCATAGAGAAAGAGCCGGTAGCTTCCCATCATCAGATATATAAGTATCTTGCTCAACCACCATTAATAGATTTATAACACATCAATTATAGTAGGCTCAATTAATTGCTAAATAGCATAAAAATGCTGACTGAGAGGAAAACAGCCATTAGTCCACTACAAGATAATAAATCATGTCAACTACATAGATATACACAACATGATCATATGGTACAAATTAGAAGCATACGCATCACTTTTCCACTCTCACTACGAACCTCTTCAGCAAATAGGTGCACTTAGGCAGTGTCGTCATCAAGATTGTTAACACGTTCACATTCATCTATCCATTCGCTGTATCTGATAGATGAAAAGAACTTTAACAATCAATATCTATCTAATTCTCAAAGAGTTAAAAATATACTCTACCAAGTCAAGTAACTTACATGTCAATAGGCTCGGTAAGTGCTGCAAAGAGGAAGAGAACTCGGTTAGCATGCTACTGAGATTCCCAAACAAAACTGAAAATTGTAAAAACAGAGAAGAGACTAATATAGCTTTTTGCAATACATGCAGAGAGGCAACAGGTGAAGCTCGCTTATTCTAAATAACAGGCTCCTTGGTAACTTTTGTATGATTAAACTATCTGGCTTCAATTCTTGAAGAGCACCATTCCATATGTGTCACCGATCTGAATAATCATTTTCTATTAACCAGGAATTGCCCTAGTAGCTGCCACGACTGGACTCTTTTTTACAAGGAAATATTgatcattaaaaaaatacatcAGGTTCCATTGTACTCTAAACTAGATTTCTAATAGTAGCACCTGCTTGATTTCTCTGCTATTACCATCTTATCTAGTACCAATCCGCAGTACACCATCTTGCAAAGTCCATGTTTATAAAGAAACTATAATAGAGAGCATATTCAGCTAGAAAGTCCATAGTCCATATATTCTGACCTAGAATACACACATGTAAACAAAGATTTAGCTGAACTTAGCTACAATAGAAAATGACGATTGTATTTTGCTGCTACAGGTTAGTCGCATTTTCACTACACTATCACATTGCTTGTTCGGAGTAGTAGATCCTGGTTCAATAATCAAGCCATGTAAGAAACTTCTAGACCCAATTTCTAGCCGAGATTACACCTAAAACTCTCATCTCCCTTGGTCAAACTTCTGTCACTGGTCAAGTAAATGGGGTTGTCATAAAATATATGACTTATGATACTCACAATATTTTTAACTAACTGATTGATAACGATTCATGTTTGTTCTcaatttttaatactttatgTACTAGGTTTAACATCTGTGGGCTATATTTTCAACATATGCATTTGTTGTGCAAATGATTTACGGCAATTAAATATGGACCTACCAGTAACGGTGGTGCTGAAGCTTTCCTGACAGATTCTGCATGCGGCCTCGCCGATCAGATTCTTCATATCACTGCAAACAAATTGTGAATATCGAATCACAGTCAAGCACAAATTATATACCAAATATCAGAGCTTAAATCTCAGTACAAACATGGAATAATATGATTCCTACATGCGACACTCGACGCTACTCCCGTGGTTGCAGAACGGGCAGCAAAAGACCGTATCGAGCTTGTCCATTCGTTTCTTAGGCGGCGGCTTCGCCCTCGACTTCCTCTTTCCCATGGTTCAACTTAAAAAACTCGTAAGCCTCAATATCACTGATACATTAAAATCCAAATTAGGAGCTCCGCACTTCAATTCAGGTTTCAAAGCAGTTTGTTGCAAACAATAAGTCAATTTCTTCATAACAATTTGATAAGCAATTGACCTATTAATGATAAAATGAATTAAACCTAGAaatttttctgctaaaataattttattatttgatatattttcttacttgaTACTAGTACGGAAGTAACAAATTCGGTAACATATGAAGCGGATAAGGgatcaaacaaataaattagcTAGTTCAGAATCCCATTTGCATCGCTTTAATCGAACGACAACATTTACATGAACACAAGAATCCCAATTAGGACGAATTTGTGAAATCCTAGGTGATTCAGggcttcgaaaaaaaaaaaaatagtatcgATAAATTCCTTAAATTCGTCCCAAATCGAACTAAAAACAAACAAGCTGATTTTAATCGAGCACTTGAACAAAAATTCGATTAATCGTGTGAATCGCTTCATAAAAAGCAACTATATAAGGGGCAAGAATTCGAcatagatgaaaccctagatcggagaaaaagaaaaaaagaagcataaaaaagaacaaaaataaatgtaaaattttaccTCGAGAGAGcgatagagagagggaggattCGCAACGAGAGATTGCGCAAAGAGAGCTTGGAATCGAAGAATAAAGTCTCCTTCGATCGATAATGTGGTGTGGGTCATATATAGCTCATGGAATTGGAAACCGAGTCGCACTAGGACTCCGACCCTATCCGAGTCGGCGAGTCAATATTAGCGGGTCACTGTTTCTGCTGGATCCGACCCGATTGGAGCtttttatggattttttttcctcctttttttttattttttatattactttGCTTGCCCATGGACGCCCACCAAAAGGCATTTTGATGCGATAGTTAAAAATACAATGCTTTTATTAAtaatctctttttattttattttataaaaaaatactttgcttgcaaataaaagtttataatattttacacaCTAGATAACTCAATGATTTTGAATATTAATCTAAACATTATAAATTATTCTTACCTCCTagtaattatactttttttactaattaaatattatcatatatatgcTGGTTTGCaaagtattatataatttattaataaatatagtcTTTActcttattttacataattaaattaaatatatttaatatttgacGTAATTAATTCAGTAGTTTGTTAAACACGACAAAATCTTTCCGATCAGAATATAACACACATAGAATTAATaatgttttattatattattttttatttatttttttattagttgagtgcatatatataatatatatgataatgtAATTAGTTTGAGGTATTTTTTCCATGCGGGAAGGAGcagtttgttttgatgtaagcgGAGGAGTGGAACTCAAAATTTCCTTactttgatatttattttcggctttcttgatatttattttactatttaataatttttctaaaaaaattattaaatagtaaaatctaaactctactttctttataatgaattagaattatcttatttattataaattagaattatctttaaataaaataaaatttttaattatttaataggttaaattttataagtataaGTTTATTGCTATATTCAGAAAATAACGGGATTgacttacatcaaaataaataataaaactaaaaaaattaatttcattatcactaaattacataaaaaataaaaaaaataaatttaactttcaaactatataaattatgtcaaaatagataataaaaaattatttatatttgagaaaaacttaaatattaCTGCACTTGCTATAGATTCGTAAATCCAAGCGTCCCCTTAGGAcccgtttggcctagcttctgaaaaagtgatttctgaaaaagtgattttgatttGTGGAAGTGATTTtagttaaaagctgtagagtgtttggctgagtttagataaaatcGATTTTtcaaaagtgattttgaaaaactgtttggcaaaatttttttcatgtttgcataatttaatatttttattaaattttattttaaaataatttaaaatttaaatttaaatttgaattaaaattaaattttttgaaattcaaaattgtacaaaatttaaattttaatattttaatttaaaaaataacgcAATGTGCTTTGGGAGCCTACCCCTTGGATAGGGGGGTCGGGGTGAGCCCAAAGCAGAGAGGGAATGTTTTCGAGAGCAGGATTCAGAAGTATATCGCCTGTAATTGAAAAGTCGACTTTCACTTTGGAATACCAAGGTCAGATACTCAATACAAGACTCCATCCAATGTTTTAGTAATAGAGCTTCAGTAATGAATACAGTGTCATCATCTAACTGACGACTGAGATCTTCTCATTTAATCTTAATGTGTTTCCTTTTCTTAACGGTATAACAAAATCAAATTGATTTACAACTAATCAATATCAATTATtttccaaaattattttcaattacatTTGGTCGAGGATGCTTTATATAAGTATCGAGGGTGCTTTGTCTGCCTACCCTTCTTTTCTGATGCCTCCTTTTCGGCAGTCCCCCTCGGTCTCCGTAAGGTTGGACTGCACGTTTTCCTCTTTTCTCCCGGAGTAGCGAGTCTTGAtctcttaatattttaaaaatttaaaatttaaaatttaaaatttaaaagttaaaaattaaaaattaaaaaataaaaataaaaattaaaaattaaaatttaaaataattataaattttaaaatataaaattttaatatttaaaaatgtaaatttaaatttaaattttaaaatttaaattttaaatataaaatttatatttaaaaatataaataattatgaaattaaaaatataaaattttaatatttaaaaatatatatttaaatttaaaatttaaaatttaaaatttaaaatttaaaataattatgaaatttaaaatataaaatttaaaatttgaatatttaaaatttttcttttaaaattttaaaaatttaaaatttataatttgtagattaaaacttgtaatttaaaatttaaatttttaaatttttaaatttttaaattttaaattaaaatctaaaatttcaaattttaaattttatcttaaatttgaaatttgaaatttgaaatttaaaaatttaaaatctaaaatttgatatttgaaaattaaaattaaaattaaaattttaaagtttgaaatttatttttcaaaatttaaaattaaaaaattaaaaaataaatctaaaaattaaaattttaaattaaatttaaatataaatattgaatttaaaataaaaatagaaatttaaagtttgagttcaaaattagaatcagatttcaagaagcaattttttttctgcttctgattctggagccttcaaaatcagttttctaattctgagaagcagaatcagattttaaaaatgaaattaccAACCGTTCTATTAaaccgaaaattattttttaactaaaaagtgttttttaaaagataggccaaacaccccttaATTTGAGAACGAACTTTTTCCTCGAACACATTTTTAACGCGCACTGAGAAAAGGACCCGATCCATCCAAAAAGCTGGGGCCCACCGCCTAACCTCATCCCCATCTTGAATGATTGTATCTTCTAGAAACAAAGAGACCGATTAACATGACCAGTAAATTTGACCTGTATATATGTACGCGGCTAAACTCCACTAGCAAATAATAAACACATCAACTTCGCCGATCTCCTCCACTTTACTTGACCAGCTCTCCTACGCTTCTCTCCCACacgaaatctagggtttcggaTCGCACAATTTCCGATCTCTCTCGGCGTAGGAGAATGGAAGGCGCGTTCGATCACTCTGCTCTTGCTCGCGCTCGCCTCGCCGTCCTCTCCGGCCACCTCGCCGCCGTCTCCGCCGCGGGAGGTGGTGCTTCGCCGCTGGAGAGGTCCCCCGTCTCGGTGCAGGAGATCCCGCCGCCTCCGAGGAACCTCGGAGGGTCGCTAGCGGTGATCGATGGGAGATCCGGGAAGAAGTTCGAGTTTAAGATATCTGACGAAGGAACTGTTCGGGCTACGGATTTTAAGAAGGTAAAAGTCGCctcttttgatctttttttagATGTTAATTGGGAAATGAGTCTCCGATGTTGGTTTAATGTGATTGGAACCCCAGTTTTTGGCTGTCGTTGTTTAATAAATGATGAACTTTCGTTGTGTGATCTGTCATAGGCGTAATTGGTTCCAATTTGCCAAAATGTTTGCATTTTTCGTTGAATATTTCCATCAACtcaattttactttttcaaTGGGCTTAATTCTAAGAAAAAATTGTGGAAAACAAAATCTTTTTGATATTTCACAGATCACAACGGGCAAAAATGACAAGGGACTCAAACTCTACGATCCTGGATATCTTAACACTGCTCCAGTACGTTCATCCATCTGTTATATTGATGGAGATGAAGGGATTCTTCGTTATAGAGGCTACCCAATTGAGGAGTTAGCGGAAAGCAGCTCTTATCCGGAGGTGGCCTATCTCTTGAGTAAGTTTGGTTGTTCGATAATTGGTTAATTTGGATGATTGGGTGCATTTACGATAACAAATTTGGTATGCTTTTCCCAGTGTATGGAAATTTGCCTTCGAAGAGCCAGTTGGTGGACTGGGAGTTTGCAATTTCTCAGCATTCTGCAGTTCCTCAGGGAGTTTTGGTTTGTCCCTTCCATTGCTGTTTTTTTTCTCACCATTGTGTCAGATAATACAAAATTAGGGCGAAGTGCACCAGGGTTCCAAACCTTTCTATGAGGCTCCGACCTTTAAGTTGTTTCAATTAGGTCCTAATCTTTCAATCTCTTTTCGTTCTTCCCCTCTTCAATACATTGACGGAAAAACTGGATTGAATTGGCCGCGTATTGCCAGTCTCCTACTCAGAACCAAGTTGATGTTACCAGAATGGGCGAGATTGCAACTAATGAAAATTTAAAGGACCAATTGTACCAGTTGTAACATTGAAAGGTTGAGAACCTCGCTTAAATCATCAAGAAGGTTGAAGACCCATTGAGCATTTTGCCCTAGAAAATTATCATTTCCAGGTTGGGTCAAAAGTAACCAGCTCCTTGTTAATTTCTCGATGTCAGGATATCATACAGGGGATGCCTCATGATGCACATCCAATGGGTGTTCTTGTTTGTGCAATGAGTGCACTTTCCGTCTTTCATCCAGATGCAAATCCTGCTCTTAGAGTAAGTATCTACAAATAAGTGGCAACAggattctttatttctttttttttttgtgtgtgagagagagagcgaaaggTCGCAACCTACtcacttcattttttttggaaCGTGGGAAAAGGATTCTATGAAACAAAGGCTGTTGTTATATTATGCCTTTAGCCTTTGCAGCCTGTTTTACTATTTTCAGCCTATGATTATTGATTAACAAATTAATAGCTTTTAAATTACACCCAATAACAGTAAGTTAACGTTGTCAGCTATTATATTTGTGCAGAAATGAGTTACAATAGGCTAACGATCATTGTCTAGAAAGGAGCAAATTCTTGTGGTTTATTTAGGTTGCTGAATGCTTTGCttttagttcttttttcttGGAATATGAAAATTTCTAGCGGAGGTTTGAGTGTCCATTTTAACTGCTTTGAGATTGAGATACTTAAGCAAAAATCCTGAAATTCATGTTAGGTTAATGATTCATTTGATGAAGTGTGAGTACGTATAAAGTAACACTTGCTCACCTTGGTATATCTTGACCAGACATTCTTCTACCTTTGCAGGGCCAAGATCTATACAAGTCGAAGCAATTAAGAGATAAGCAAATTGTTCGGATACTTGGAAAGGTAACTGTGTTACTCTCTTTAATCATGGCAGTATATGAACATATTTTGAtgctcaaataataataattttctcaattaaATAATTGGAAAACCTTGCTCCATTATAGCTTGTGGGTATTTGCCTCAGCATTAGCTAGCCTCAATTATCTTTGTAAATTTCTGAGAACATGTGATTATGAGTCatgttttttaatttatatctgGAGAAAACAATGACTGCTTCTCTAAAGTTGCTCTAATGGATTTCCTTATTTCT is part of the Ananas comosus cultivar F153 unplaced genomic scaffold, ASM154086v1, whole genome shotgun sequence genome and encodes:
- the LOC109705963 gene encoding ubiquinone biosynthesis O-methyltransferase, mitochondrial-like translates to MALRSLRLPRDLCKTLRLLHRTPLQNPNPYSPYSPSPSVASAYPSLLQWRSRSDAAPQIPIKESGEEGKGGSGSDSFASSLNPAEVAKFAAIAETWWDSEGPFKPLHLLNPSRISFIRSTLCRHFRRDPYSARPLEGLKIIDVGCGGGILSEPLARLGAAVTGIDAVEKNIKIARIHAASDPLTASIEYCCTTAEDLVRLNKQFDATIALEVIEHVADPSDFCRSLGALTAPGGATVISTINRTLRAYATAIVTAEHILNWLPKGTHEWSKFLTPEELVMILRRASFSVEEMAGVFYNPLTGEWSLSDDISVNYIAFGVKQAS
- the LOC109705964 gene encoding transcription elongation factor 1 homolog, producing MGKRKSRAKPPPKKRMDKLDTVFCCPFCNHGSSVECRIDMKNLIGEAACRICQESFSTTVTALTEPIDIYSEWIDECERVNNLDDDTA